Proteins from a single region of Amycolatopsis sp. CA-230715:
- a CDS encoding SRPBCC family protein — MRLVRTTVTTPRPADEVYGFLVDFENQARWRFDVLTSELIAGETGEVGARYRQRVKPGRRIQLSEVELAEARPSSEIAFRTLDPGPVTVSGAWHIRDGTGRTEVVCEVAIATRGPLRLVEPLLGPSLRRIAARYGKALAERLDGH, encoded by the coding sequence ATGAGGCTCGTCCGGACCACCGTCACGACGCCGCGCCCCGCCGACGAGGTGTACGGATTCCTCGTCGACTTCGAAAACCAGGCGCGGTGGCGGTTCGACGTGCTCACCAGCGAGCTGATCGCGGGGGAGACGGGCGAGGTCGGCGCACGGTACCGCCAGCGCGTGAAACCGGGGCGCCGGATCCAGCTGAGCGAGGTCGAGCTGGCCGAGGCGCGGCCGTCGTCGGAGATCGCCTTCCGCACGCTGGATCCCGGTCCGGTGACGGTGTCCGGGGCGTGGCACATCCGCGACGGAACGGGGCGCACCGAGGTCGTGTGCGAGGTCGCGATCGCCACGCGGGGGCCGCTCCGGCTGGTCGAGCCGCTGCTGGGCCCGTCGCTGCGCAGGATCGCGGCGCGGTACGGAAAAGCGCTGGCCGAGCGGCTCGACGGGCACTGA
- a CDS encoding MBL fold metallo-hydrolase — translation MTTLTVLGSCGAWPEPGRACSGYLLTHRGFRIVLDLGYATAPRLFETVPDGAVDAVIVTHEHPDHCVDVSALGRVREHLHGGRPRLPLYGTPGVLRVLRALEPRPDPETVFEFHDLARGGRIGPLELIAFPLPHHVPNHGVRLTAPGLTVAYTGDTGPSAALAALSRDADLVIAEATLSGGKPTTGPRYLMTAGEAGAFAAEAGARRLLLTHFWPGADRAASVARARERFGGEVLAATEGMVVELP, via the coding sequence GTGACCACCCTGACCGTGCTCGGCAGTTGCGGCGCCTGGCCGGAGCCGGGCCGCGCGTGCAGCGGCTACCTGCTGACCCACCGCGGCTTCCGGATCGTGCTCGACCTCGGCTACGCGACCGCGCCGCGGCTGTTCGAAACGGTCCCGGACGGTGCCGTGGACGCGGTGATCGTCACGCACGAACATCCCGACCACTGCGTCGACGTGAGCGCGCTCGGAAGGGTGCGCGAACACTTGCACGGCGGGCGGCCGAGGCTTCCGCTGTACGGCACGCCGGGCGTGCTGCGCGTCCTGCGCGCGCTCGAACCGCGTCCCGATCCCGAAACCGTGTTCGAGTTCCACGACCTCGCCCGCGGCGGGCGAATCGGCCCGCTGGAGCTGATCGCGTTCCCGCTGCCGCACCACGTGCCGAACCACGGCGTCCGGCTCACCGCGCCGGGCCTGACCGTGGCCTACACCGGCGACACCGGGCCGAGCGCCGCGCTCGCCGCACTGAGCAGGGACGCCGATCTGGTCATCGCCGAAGCCACCCTTTCCGGTGGAAAGCCCACCACCGGACCGCGCTACCTGATGACGGCGGGTGAGGCCGGGGCGTTCGCCGCCGAAGCGGGCGCGCGGCGACTCCTGCTCACCCACTTCTGGCCGGGCGCCGACCGGGCCGCGTCCGTCGCGCGAGCGCGCGAACGGTTCGGCGGCGAAGTGCTCGCCGCCACCGAAGGCATGGTCGTGGAACTGCCTTAG
- a CDS encoding SH3 domain-containing protein, translated as MILGIPKRMLIIGAVLIGIGLIYVVGQGKQFSSGASSGCRVTVTADVLNVRGAPLATAELVGKYNQNAEIDAQPEVQNGFRKLADNKWASTQFLKPVDEAKCTVPPPAPPSPAG; from the coding sequence GTGATACTGGGCATTCCGAAACGGATGCTGATCATCGGCGCAGTGTTGATCGGTATCGGGCTGATCTACGTGGTGGGACAGGGCAAGCAGTTCTCGTCGGGCGCGTCGTCCGGCTGCCGGGTGACCGTCACCGCCGACGTGCTGAACGTCCGTGGCGCACCGCTCGCGACGGCGGAGCTGGTCGGCAAGTACAACCAGAACGCCGAGATCGACGCGCAGCCCGAGGTGCAGAACGGGTTTCGCAAGCTCGCCGACAACAAGTGGGCGTCGACCCAGTTCCTGAAGCCGGTGGACGAGGCGAAGTGCACGGTCCCGCCGCCCGCGCCGCCGTCCCCCGCGGGCTAA
- a CDS encoding NADP-dependent isocitrate dehydrogenase produces MAKIKVQGTVVELDGDEMTRIIWQFIKDKLVHPYLDVNLDYYDLGIEERDRTDDQVTIDSANAIKKHGVGVKCATITPDEARVEEFGLKKMWVSPNGTIRNILGGVIFREPIVISNIPRLVPGWTKPIIIGRHAHGDQYKATNFKVPGPGTLTISYTPEDGSEPMELQVAKFPEGGGVAMGMYNYRKSIEDFARASLQYGLDRGFPVYMSTKNTILKAYDGMFKDVFQEIFDAEFKADFDAKGLTYEHRLIDDMVASALKWEGGYVWACKNYDGDVQSDTVAQGFGSLGLMTSVLRTPDGRTVEAEAAHGTVTRHYRQHQQGKPTSTNPIASIFAWTRGLEHRGKLDSTPEVVDFAHKLERVVIETVESGKMTKDLALLISKEQPFQTTEDFLATLDENLAKKIAQG; encoded by the coding sequence ATGGCCAAGATCAAGGTCCAGGGCACCGTCGTCGAGCTCGACGGCGATGAGATGACCCGCATCATCTGGCAGTTCATCAAGGACAAGCTGGTCCACCCCTATCTCGATGTGAACCTGGACTACTACGACCTGGGTATCGAGGAGCGGGACCGCACCGACGACCAGGTGACCATCGACTCCGCGAACGCCATCAAGAAGCACGGCGTCGGCGTCAAGTGCGCCACGATCACGCCCGACGAGGCGCGGGTCGAGGAGTTCGGCCTCAAGAAGATGTGGGTTTCGCCGAACGGCACGATCCGCAACATCCTCGGCGGCGTCATCTTCCGCGAGCCCATCGTCATCTCGAACATCCCGCGGCTGGTGCCCGGCTGGACCAAGCCGATCATCATCGGCAGGCACGCGCACGGCGACCAGTACAAGGCCACCAACTTCAAGGTCCCCGGCCCCGGCACGCTCACCATCAGCTACACGCCGGAGGACGGCTCCGAGCCGATGGAGCTCCAGGTCGCGAAGTTCCCCGAGGGCGGCGGCGTCGCCATGGGCATGTACAACTACCGCAAGTCCATCGAGGACTTCGCCCGCGCGTCCCTGCAGTACGGCCTCGACCGCGGCTTCCCGGTCTACATGTCCACCAAGAACACGATCCTCAAGGCCTACGACGGCATGTTCAAGGACGTGTTCCAGGAGATCTTCGACGCCGAGTTCAAGGCCGACTTCGACGCCAAGGGCCTGACCTACGAGCACCGGCTGATCGACGACATGGTCGCCTCCGCGCTGAAGTGGGAGGGCGGCTACGTCTGGGCGTGCAAGAACTACGACGGTGACGTCCAGTCCGACACCGTGGCGCAGGGCTTCGGCTCGCTCGGCCTGATGACCTCGGTGCTGCGCACGCCGGACGGCAGGACGGTCGAGGCCGAGGCCGCGCACGGCACGGTCACCCGGCACTACCGCCAGCACCAGCAGGGCAAGCCGACCTCGACGAACCCGATCGCGTCGATCTTCGCCTGGACCCGCGGCCTCGAGCACCGCGGCAAGCTGGACTCCACGCCCGAGGTCGTCGACTTCGCGCACAAGCTGGAGCGGGTCGTCATCGAGACCGTCGAGAGCGGCAAGATGACCAAGGACCTCGCGCTGCTCATCAGCAAGGAGCAGCCGTTCCAGACCACTGAGGACTTCCTCGCCACGCTGGACGAGAACCTGGCCAAGAAGATCGCCCAGGGCTGA
- a CDS encoding DUF2203 domain-containing protein: MGLFTVAEARAELANLRETLDELVRVRADAAELAVSLTPDGDPSPLGGLPELKAAQARLDDLMTVVQQTGAELKGFAPLLIDFPAELDGVPVRLCWLEGDDDLTWYHRADIGFAGRRPLP; the protein is encoded by the coding sequence ATGGGACTGTTCACGGTGGCCGAAGCCCGCGCCGAGCTCGCGAACCTGCGCGAGACGCTCGACGAGCTGGTGCGGGTGCGCGCGGACGCGGCGGAGCTGGCCGTCTCGCTGACGCCGGACGGCGACCCGAGCCCGCTGGGCGGGCTGCCGGAGCTGAAGGCGGCGCAGGCGCGGCTGGATGACCTGATGACCGTCGTCCAGCAGACCGGCGCCGAGCTGAAGGGGTTCGCCCCGCTGCTGATCGACTTCCCCGCCGAGCTCGACGGCGTGCCGGTGCGGCTGTGCTGGCTCGAAGGCGACGACGACCTGACCTGGTACCACCGGGCCGACATCGGCTTCGCGGGCCGCCGCCCGCTGCCCTAG
- a CDS encoding GNAT family N-acetyltransferase, with product MGEVALREVADADLDAFFEFQRDPEAVRMAAFTAADPSDRAAFDAHWARILADPTTTNRTITVDGAVAGNVAAFEIDGETEICFWIDRALWGRGVASAAVAELLREVPTRPLRARVADGNAGSAAVLRRCGFVARGRESGFANGRGEVVGEDVFVLEG from the coding sequence ATGGGCGAAGTAGCCCTGCGCGAGGTCGCCGACGCCGATCTCGACGCGTTCTTCGAGTTCCAGCGCGATCCCGAAGCGGTCCGGATGGCGGCGTTCACGGCGGCCGACCCGTCGGATCGTGCCGCGTTCGACGCGCACTGGGCGCGCATCCTCGCCGATCCCACCACGACCAACCGGACGATCACGGTCGACGGCGCCGTCGCGGGGAACGTCGCGGCCTTCGAGATCGACGGGGAGACCGAGATCTGCTTCTGGATCGACCGGGCGCTGTGGGGGCGCGGCGTGGCGTCGGCGGCGGTGGCCGAGCTCCTCCGCGAGGTGCCGACGCGGCCGTTGCGCGCGCGGGTCGCCGACGGCAACGCCGGATCGGCCGCGGTGCTGCGCCGGTGCGGGTTCGTCGCCCGTGGACGGGAAAGCGGGTTCGCGAACGGGCGAGGGGAGGTCGTCGGGGAGGACGTCTTCGTGCTCGAAGGCTAG